Proteins encoded together in one Temnothorax longispinosus isolate EJ_2023e chromosome 5, Tlon_JGU_v1, whole genome shotgun sequence window:
- the L(3)07882 gene encoding nucleolar protein 14 homolog has translation MVKVKKKNLSESVQQRNKKQLNPFEVHINRDKQKVLGRKSKNDRGLPGVSRAKAINRRKQSLLQEYKLQNKDNVFLDKRIGERTCAMSTEDKAIARFATERMKAYKKESIFNLNDEVLTHRGQTLEEIEKFDDPRSDDDVSDSENISGKLDKNFVEEAHFGGGTLSKTDSAVSRKDLIDQLIAESKKRKAEKQKIREQTIDRTEKLDSEWRDLLPFMSASKKSTEDIDETTKADAYDIAVRQLKFEARGTPSEKLKSEEQIIQEEKEKLERLEADRLARMKGFICGTSNQYKHKSADDLEDDFIMETIENNDDVSSVRDTDNINTESSDEVDDTFDDDEQKGNNVGDAARDGDNKRQETYSESSNAKDESDAALNDKDSKIETYDEESEDDFSDLKISSSEDEDEDETQVTIASESNKHVTFTNDLTKDTKQVNQSDKICPKSILKQSTSTHVQTSSDENEKQEIRNDLLKRKEIMEKARKELPYTYDAPENFEQLEKLLEPYNADYHAVVVDRIIKCNHWTLDNRNREKMSNLFIYLLQYINNCACVENADDLVKCFQIFDRLCPYLYDLAHMNPENAKTCIQEVIKEKHNEFEKNKTRYPDMDTLIFFKLVSLLFPTSDFRHPVVTPCLVFMSEILLKARIRTYRSDISKGLFICTLILEYTMLSKRFAPSVINFLRGIIYTATPTDLTQKMKVIPPFKRACKALVISKTKNTRDPNGVHMFANDLIHEDVDDKFRIRALLTAVNLLIEFKNQLQELEAVYPIFEHIFQLLKINKFKQYPPNVRDHIKGLRNELDVLRNKKLEYIVLEKKRPKPLKTYEPKIMPVYDGKRHKSMSKEKAEKEKLLHKYKREFKGARREIRRDRDFLAKVQIGQQIKSDVERKRKVKEIFGEAAMQQSELKKIKKKK, from the exons ATGGTTAAGGTTAAGAAAAAGAACTTGTCCGAGTCTGTGCAACAGAGAAACAAGAAACAGCTAAATCCGTTTGAGGTGCATATTAATAGAGACAAGCAGAAAGTATTGGGTCGGAAGAGTAAAAATGATCGTGGACTTCCGGGAGTTTCGAGAGCAAAGGCTATCAACAGACGTAAGCAAAGCCTTCttcaagaatataaattacaaaataaagacAATGTTTTCTTAGACAAACGTATTGGTGAACGAACGTGCGCTATGAGCACAGAAGATAAGGCGATAGCAAGGTTTGCCACGGAACGCATGAAAGCATATAAAAAGGagagcatttttaatttgaatgatGAAGTATTGACACATAGAGGACAGACCCTTGAAGAGATCGAAAAATTTGATGATCCTAGGAGCGACGATGACGTTAGCGACAGCGAAAATATTAGCGGCAAGCtggataaaaattttgtgGAGGAAGCTCACTTTGGTGGAGGCACTTTATCGAAAACAGATTCCGCCGTATCCAGAAAGGATTTAATCGATCAGCTGATTGCAGAGTCGAAAAAGCGGAAGGCAGAGAAACAAAAGATACGCGAGCAAACGATAGATCGCACAGAGAAACTTGATTCTGAATGGAGGGACCTCTTGCCCTTTATGTCTGCTTCCAAAAAGTCTACGGAGGACATTGATGAAACGACGAAAGCTGATGCTTATGATATTGCTGTACggcaattaaaatttgaagcCAGAGGTACGCCGTCTGAGAAACTGAAATCAGAAGAACAGATTATtcaagaagagaaagaaaaattagagagACTTGAAGCTGATAGATTGGCAAGAATGAAAGGATTTATATGCGGTACTAGTAACCAGTATAAGCATAAATCTGCAGATGATCTCGAAGATGATTTTATAATGGAAACTATCGAAAATAATGATGATGTTAGTTCAGTTCGTGACACCGATAATATCAATACTGAAAGCAGCGATGAAGTTGATGACACGTTTGACGATGATGAGCAGAAAGGAAATAACGTGGGAGACGCTGCCAGGGACGGTGATAATAAAAGGCAGGAAACATATTCCGAATCATCTAATGCCAAAGATGAATCCGATGCAGCGTTGAATGACAAAGATTCAAAGATTGAAACGTATGATGAAGAGTCCGAGGACgatttttcagatttaaagATATCGTCTAGtgaagatgaagatgaagatgaaACGCAAGTTACCATTGCAAGCGAAAGTAACAAACATGTTACGTTTACTAATGATCTGACAAAGGATACTAAACAGGTAAATCAGTCGGATAAGATTTGTCCCAAATCAATACTAAAACAGAGTACGAGTACACATGTACAGACGTCATCTGACGAGAATGAAAAGCAGGAGATCAGAAATGATCTCTTGAAGCGAAAAGAAATTATGGAAAAGGCACGAAAAGAATTACCTTATACATACGACGCTCCAGAAAATTTTGAGCAACTAGAAAAATTGTTAGAACCATATAATGCAGATTATCACGCAGTGGTCGTAGAtcgtattataaaatgtaatcatTGGACATTagataatagaaatagagagaagatgtcgaatttatttatatatttattgcaatatataaacaaCTGTGCCTGCGTGGAGAATGCTGATGATTTAGTTAAATGTTTCCAAATCTTTGACAG attatgTCCTTATCTTTATGATCTAGCACATATGAATCCAGAGAATGCTAAAACCTGCATACAAGAGGTGATCAAGGAGAAACATaatgaatttgaaaaaaataagacaaGATATCCTGACATGGATACG cttatattttttaagttggTATCTTTGTTGTTTCCAACATCTGACTTTAGGCATCCTGTTGTTACTCCTTGTTTAGTATTTATGtcagaaatattgttaaaagcTCGTATTAGGACGTACCGGAGCGATATTTCAAAAGGTCTTTTCATATGTACCCTTATTTTAGAA TATACAATGCTAAGCAAGCGATTCGCACCGTccgtaattaatttcttacgaGGCATCATTTACACAGCGACACCCACAgatttaacacaaaaaatgAAAGTTATTCCACCATTCAAGCGTGCGTGTAAAGCTCTAGTGATCAGTAAAACCAAAAATACACGTGATCCAAACGGCGTACATATGTTTGCAAATGATTTAATTCACGAGGACGTAGAtgataaatttagaataaGAGCTTTACTGACTGCAGTCAATCTGCTTATCGAATTTAAAAACCAGCTCCAAGAATTAGAAGCAGTTTATCCAATATTTGAgcacatttttcaattattaaaaataaacaaattcaaaCAGTATCCACCAAACGTAAGAGATCATATAAAAGGACTGCGTAACGAACTCGACGTTCTACGAAATAAGAAATTGGAATACATTGTGCTTGAGAAGAAAAGGCCAAAACCTTTAAAAACATACGAGCCAAAAATAATGCCAGt ATATGATGGAAAACGACATAAATCCATGTCAAAAgaaaaagcagaaaaagaaaaattattgcataaGTATAAGAGGGAATTTAAGGGCGCACGTCGTGAAATAAGAAGAGATCGCGACTTTTTAGCCAAAG